The Punica granatum isolate Tunisia-2019 chromosome 4, ASM765513v2, whole genome shotgun sequence genome has a window encoding:
- the LOC116202211 gene encoding protein TORNADO 2, giving the protein MALSNNVIGAINFIAVLLSVPVVGAGVWLSTEPDNSCVKILQWPVIILGVLIFLVALAGVIGGFFRVQWLLVFYLVVMLILIVLLSCLVVFVYMVTVRGHGHPEPSRAYLEYNLDDFSGWMKRRVRSPYKWDRIRTCLSATTMCPELNQSYRMAQDFFNARISPLQSGCCKPPTKCGYTFINPTYWISPINTAADMDCLQWSNDQNQLCYNCDSCKAGLLANLRKEWRRAEVILIIALIGLICVYLIGCCAFRNAKTEDLFRRYKQGYT; this is encoded by the exons ATGGCGCTGAGCAACAACGTGATCGGGGCCATCAACTTTATTGCGGTCCTCCTCTCGGTGCCGGTCGTCGGGGCTGGGGTCTGGCTCTCGACCGAGCCCGACAACTCTTGCGTGAAGATCCTCCAATGGCCCGTCATAATCCTTGGGGTTCTAATCTTTTTGGTGGCCCTCGCTGGTGTCATCGGGGGGTTCTTCCGGGTCCAGTGGCTGCTCGTGTTCTACCTGGTCGTGATGCTGATCCTCATCGTGCTACTCTCGTGCCTTGTCGTGTTCGTGTACATGGTAACGGTGCGAGGCCATGGGCACCCGGAGCCAAGCCGGGCTTACCTGGAGTACAACCTGGACGATTTCTCCGGGTGGATGAAGAGGAGAGTGAGGAGTCCGTACAAGTGGGACCGGATCCGAACCTGCCTGAGCGCGACCACCATGTGCCCGGAGCTGAACCAGAGCTATCGCATGGCTCAGGATTTCTTCAATGCCCGCATTAGCCCTTTGCAG TCAGGATGTTGTAAGCCCCCGACAAAATGTGGGTACACGTTTATCAACCCGACTTACTGGATCAGCCCGATAAACACCGCAGCTGACATGGACTGCCTCCAGTGGAGCAACGACCAGAACCAGCTATGCTACAACTGCGACTCCTGCAAGGCCGGCCTGCTGGCTAACCTCAGGAAGGAGTGGAGGAGAGCCGAGGTAATCCTCATCATCGCGCTTATCGGGCTGATATGTGTGTACCTGATCGGCTGCTGCGCGTTCCGAAATGCCAAGACCGAGGATCTGTTCCGCAGGTACAAGCAGGGCTACACATAG
- the LOC116206377 gene encoding glycine-rich cell wall structural protein 1.8, giving the protein MASRSHKVVFGVVLLVAIALGICSASRALFSVEADAHALVGVGGYGGGGGSGGGGGYAEVVGHGIEGYAGGSGSGEGSGAGFGGAGRGHGGGGGGGSGGGAAYGAGSEHGAGYGGGEGGGAGYGGGGAGYTGGGSGGGGGSGGGGGGGSGAGGAGYGGGEGGGSGSGYGAGGAGGGGGGGGGSGGGGGGGYAGGAHGGGYGSGGGAGSGSGGGAGGHGGGGGSGSGGGGGGGSAGGGAGGGEGGGHGGGY; this is encoded by the coding sequence ATGGCTTCTCGTTCCCACAAGGTCGTCTTTGGTGTGGTCCTTCTTGTGGCGATTGCTTTGGGGATATGCTCGGCCTCTAGGGCACTCTTTTCGGTCGAGGCTGATGCTCATGCCTTGGTGGGTGTTGGTGGTTATGGAGGTGGAGGAGGTTCTGGTGGCGGCGGTGGCTATGCCGAGGTAGTAGGGCATGGAATTGAAGGGTATGCTGGTGGAAGTGGCAGTGGAGAAGGGAGTGGGGCGGGTTTTGGAGGAGCTGGCAGAGGACAtggtggaggtggtggtggtggaagTGGTGGTGGAGCCGCCTATGGTGCTGGCAGTGAGCATGGTGCCGGATACGGGGGTGGGGAAGGTGGGGGTGCTGGatatggtggtggtggtgcaGGGTATACCGGTGGTGGTAGCGGTGGTGGAGGCGGcagtggtggtggtggtggtggaggaTCCGGTGCTGGAGGTGCTGGTTATGGTGGTGGCGAGGGAGGCGGGTCTGGTAGTGGGTACGGTGCCGGAGGAGCTGGAGGTggtggcggcggcggcggagggAGTGGTGGGGGTGGTGGAGGAGGTTATGCTGGAGGAGCACATGGAGGTGGGTATGGCAGTGGCGGAGGAGCCGGTTCAGGTTCTGGGGGTGGTGCTGGAGGCCATGGTGGAGGAGGCGGTAGTGGCTCTGGAGGTGGTGGCGGAGGAGGTTCAGCTGGAGGTGGTGCTGGGGGCGGGGAAGGTGGTGGCCATGGCGGCGGCTACTAA
- the LOC116206303 gene encoding RING-H2 finger protein ATL52-like, translated as MGSQGNPQAWIPYMTSKDCTQGICSLYCPQWCYLVFPPPPPLQYLGDGDDTSSSGPNFSPLIIAIIGVLASAFLLVTYYTVISKFCGSNGSSVTDTARDANSVPDGDPSSGPAHEPWYISSTGGGLDEALIRSIAVCKYKRGAGMVEGTCSVCLSEFQEDESVRLLPKCTHAFHVPCIDTWLKSHSNCPLCRSEVAFTGSFPVAMPLPPVVIQLPWNENQQVVEDQPTDPGRTSTHSASSDVTDQEEATEIGDHAAKSQSLRISSGIGNNIETPTPTDSVVIEVGSDDSEGLQPIRRSFSMGHSCLTVADILTVDQDEEDHQVQESSTSCSTVNHYAAGSANESSLEMCKTEHKRGFLHCAIDRPVPMKRSLSSGRLSLSRHGTRRTKGARIPV; from the coding sequence ATGGGCTCTCAAGGAAATCCACAAGCTTGGATCCCATACATGACAAGCAAGGACTGCACTCAAGGAATATGCAGCCTGTACTGCCCTCAGTGGTGCTACTTGGTCTTCCCTCCTCCACCTCCTCTCCAATACCTTGGAGATGGAGATGACACCTCTTCCTCAGGCCCCAATTTCTCCCCTCTCATAATTGCCATCATTGGTGTCCTGGCCAGTGCGTTCCTCCTCGTCACCTACTACACCGTCATCTCCAAGTTCTGCGGAAGCAATGGATCGTCCGTGACGGACACTGCCCGGGACGCGAACTCGGTCCCTGATGGCGATCCCAGCTCGGGTCCAGCCCATGAGCCGTGGTACATCTCGAGTACCGGCGGTGGCCTGGACGAGGCCCTCATAAGGTCGATCGCGGTGTGCAAGTACAAGAGGGGCGCCGGGATGGTCGAGGGCACGTGCTCGGTCTGTCTCAGCGAGTTCCAGGAGGACGAGAGCGTCCGGCTCCTGCCCAAGTGCACGCACGCGTTTCACGTACCCTGCATCGACACGTGGCTCAAGTCCCACTCCAACTGTCCGCTCTGCCGGTCCGAGGTGGCCTTCACCGGTTCTTTCCCCGTTGCAATGCCCCTGCCTCCTGTAGTAATTCAACTGCCCTGGAATGAAAACCAGCAAGTCGTCGAGGACCAGCCGACTGATCCTGGAAGGACCAGCACTCATAGTGCATCTAGTGATGTCACGGATCAAGAAGAAGCTACGGAGATAGGAGATCATGCCGCAAAGTCTCAATCACTGAGGATTAGCAGTGGGATTGGCAATAATATTGAGACGCCGACGCCGACCGACTCCGTAGTAATTGAAGTTGGCAGTGATGATAGTGAAGGGCTGCAGCCGATTAGGAGATCTTTTTCGATGGGGCATTCGTGCCTAACGGTTGCTGATATATTGACGGTGGATCAGGATGAGGAAGATCATCAGGTTCAGGAGTCGTCCACTAGCTGCTCTACTGTGAATCATTATGCGGCCGGGTCAGCTAATGAGTCTTCGTTGGAGATGTGCAAGACTGAGCACAAGAGAGGCTTCCTCCACTGTGCGATTGATCGGCCCGTGCCCATGAAGAGGTCGCTCTCGAGCGGTCGGCTCTCGCTCTCCCGGCATGGAACCAGAAGAACAAAGGGAGCCAGAATTCCTGTCTGA
- the LOC116206378 gene encoding uncharacterized protein LOC116206378 has product MGVNSRFNKKLEGDQSLLHKGYSSGSSTPSPQQHVVVVMDGLIEFTTEPLKWALQNIITPGCVITLLGVMPWLNIPLSVKTWHDVWPMEFENLQDNNVEWKSDPKHLKLQAIIDLCKSYAAVPHKEVVMGYPCQLLVVEKITNLHATWVVFDRHMKKNREFYVERLRCNMVMMKEKGEADIIKTSHSYDGQ; this is encoded by the exons ATGGGTGTCAATTCCAGATTCAATAAGAAATTGGAAGGGGATCAATCTCTCCTGCATAAGGGATATTCCTCGGGGTCCAGCACTCCCTCGCCACAGCAGCATGTGGTTGTGGTGATGGATGGCTTGATAGAGTTCACCACGGAGCCACTCAAGTGGGCTCTCCAGAACATTATCACCCCAGGTTGCGTCATCACTTTGCTCGGCGTCATGCCGTGGCTTAACATTCCCC TTTCCGTCAAGACCTGGCATGATGTTTGGCCGATGGAATTTGAGAACCTGCAAGACAACAACGTTGAGTGGAAGAGCGACCCCAAGCACCTCAAGCTTCAAGCAATCATCGATCTCTGCAAAAGTTATGCG GCGGTGCCCCATAAAGAGGTTGTCATGGGATATCCATGCCAGCTTCTCGTGGTTGAGAAAATCACCAACCTCCATGCTACCTGGGTCGTGTTCGACAG GCATATGAAAAAGAACAGAGAGTTCTATGTGGAAAGATTGCGGTGCAATATGGTGATGATGAAGGAGAAGGGGGAAGCAGACATTATCAAGACTAGCCATTCTTATGATGGACAGTAA
- the LOC116205099 gene encoding uncharacterized protein LOC116205099 has protein sequence MGAGGPEDDDNRWPPWLKPLLSESFFVQCKIHADSHKSECNMYCLDCMNGALCSLCLAHHKDHRAIQIRRSSYHDVIRVSEIQKVLDISGVQTYIINSARVVFLNERPQPRPGKGVTNTCEVCERSLLDSFRFCSLGCKIVGTSNNFVRKAKVMKQQRSAPTMGSDSEDSYSSSSSRGQGRHRSTKIHSFTPSTPPPSSTSYRIAKRRKGIPHRAPMGGLIIEY, from the exons ATG GGTGCGGGGGGTCCTGAAGATGACGACAACAGGTGGCCGCCATGGCTGAAGCCTCTGCTGAGTGAGAGCTTCTTCGTGCAGTGTAAGATTCACGCGGACTCCCACAAGAGCGAATGCAATATGTACTGCTTGGACTGCATGAACGGTGCTCTCTGCTCTCTCTGTCTCGCCCACCACAAGGATCACCGCGCCATTCAG ATAAGGCGGTCGTCGTACCACGATGTGATAAGGGTGTCGGAGATACAGAAAGTGCTGGACATAAGCGGAGTCCAGACCTACATTATAAACAGTGCGAGGGTTGTGTTCTTGAACGAGCGGCCACAGCCTAGGCCCGGAAAGGGCGTCACCAATACCTGTGAGGTCTGCGAGCGCAGCCTCCTCGACTCCTTCCGCTTCTGCTCTCTCGGTTGCAAG ATTGTGGGGACATCGaacaattttgtgaggaaaGCTAAGGTGATGAAGCAGCAGCGGTCGGCCCCGACAATGGGGTCTGACTCAGAGGATTCatacagcagcagcagcagccgtGGCCAGGGCCGCCACAGGAGCACCAAGATCCACAGCTTCACTCCCTCCACGCCCCCTCCCAGCTCCACCAGTTACCGCATTGCCAAGCGGAGGAAGGGGATCCCCCACCGGGCCCCAATGGGCGGTCTAATCATAGAATACTGA
- the LOC116203876 gene encoding transcription factor MYC2-like, whose protein sequence is MTDYRALPPTMNLWTDDNASMMEAFMTSDLSSFWPPAPPPPPPPPAVPTPPFQSSSSATSSGPQPQPQPQPFNQETLQHRLQTLIEGAHESWTYAIFWQCSYDYAGPAPVPVLGWGDGYYKGEEDKSKSKPKPSKSPLTPTSAAEQEHRKRVLRELNSLIAGPSATSDDAVDEEVTDTEWFFLVSMTQSFVNGGGLPGQAFFNSNPIWLSGSDRMASSSCERARQGQVFGLQTMVCIPLANGVVELGSTELIFQNSDLMSKVRVLFNFNNGSPETGSWPPLNNSSAANQGENDPASIWINDPSTSAIEINKENSSSVPLASSNPAGNHTLSKSMAFENHPSSSSLSENPGTIHRDNHRRGSQPMQSQSYFTRELNFSEFGHDGSNPRNGNSHLMKPETGEILNFGESQRSACNGNGDLYSGNPQFPAAEDNNKRKKSPTSRGSNEEGMLSFTSGVVLPSSGMVKSSGGAGDSDHSDLEASVVKEAVTSRVVETEKRPRKRGRKPANGREEPLNHVEAERQRREKLNQRFYALRAVVPNVSKMDKASLLGDAISYIKELNVKLQEADTNREDLQKQLDALKKELSSKDSRTLPPPGDKDISSSNSLGSKLIELDVDVKIIGWDVMIRIQSSKKNHPAARLMHALMELDLDVHHASVSVVNDLMIQQATVKMGSRFYTQEQLRVALSSKIGEAR, encoded by the coding sequence ATGACTGATTACCGTGCGCTACCGCCGACGATGAATCTCTGGACCGACGACAACGCCTCCATGATGGAGGCCTTCATGACCTCCGATCTCTCCTCCTTCTGGCCccctgctcctcctcctcctcctcctcctcctgctgTCCCTACTCCTCCCTTCcagtcctcctcctccgccacCTCATCCGGCCCCCAGCCTCAGCCCCAGCCCCAGCCCTTCAACCAGGAGACCCTCCAGCATCGCCTGCAAACCCTAATCGAGGGCGCCCACGAGAGCTGGACCTACGCCATCTTCTGGCAGTGCTCCTACGACTACGCCGGCCCCGCCCCCGTCCCCGTCCTCGGCTGGGGCGACGGCTACTACAAAGGCGAGGAGGACAAGTCCAAGTCCAAGCCCAAGCCCTCCAAGTCCCCCCTCACCCCTACCTCTGCCGCCGAGCAGGAGCACCGCAAGCGCGTCCTCCGCGAGCTCAACTCCCTCATCGCCGGCCCCTCCGCCACCTCCGACGACGCCGTCGACGAGGAGGTCACCGACACCGAGTGGTTCTTCCTCGTCTCCATGACCCAGTCCTTCGTCAACGGCGGAGGCCTCCCCGGTCAGGCCTTCTTCAACTCCAATCCCATCTGGCTTTCCGGCTCCGATCGCATGGCCAGCTCCAGCTGCGAGCGCGCTCGTCAGGGCCAGGTTTTCGGCCTCCAGACCATGGTCTGTATCCCCTTGGCTAATGGGGTCGTCGAATTGGGCTCCACCGAGCTCATCTTCCAGAACTCAGATCTGATGAGCAAGGTCAGGGTTCTGTTCAATTTCAATAACGGCAGCCCCGAGACCGGCTCCTGGCCGCCCCTCAACAACAGCTCCGCCGCCAATCAGGGCGAGAATGACCCGGCCTCGATTTGGATCAACGATCCCTCCACCAGCGCTATCGAGATTAATAAGGAGAACAGCAGCTCGGTCCCTTTAGCTTCCTCGAACCCAGCTGGAAATCACACTCTTTCCAAGAGCATGGCTTTCGAGAACCACCCCAGCTCGAGCAGCTTAAGCGAGAACCCTGGCACCATCCATCGCGACAACCACAGGCGGGGTAGCCAACCGATGCAGAGCCAGAGCTATTTCACCCGGGAATTGAACTTCTCTGAGTTCGGGCACGACGGCAGCAATCCGAGAAATGGGAATTCGCACTTGATGAAGCCGGAGACCGGAGAAATTTTGAACTTTGGGGAGAGCCAGCGGAGCGCCTGCAACGGGAATGGGGATTTGTACTCCGGGAATCCGCAGTTCCCTGCTGCAGAGGATAATAATAAGAGGAAGAAGTCCCCCACTTCTCGCGGGAGCAATGAGGAAGGGATGCTTTCCTTCACCTCAGGCGTGGTCCTCCCCTCCTCGGGGATGGTAAAGTCCAGCGGAGGTGCTGGGGACTCAGATCATTCAGACCTCGAGGCTTCGGTTGTAAAGGAAGCTGTCACTAGCAGGGTCGTGGAAACTGAGAAGAGGCCGAGGAAACGGGGCAGGAAGCCCGCGAATGGAAGGGAGGAGCCGTTGAATCATGTGGAGGCTGAGAGGCAGAGGAGGGAGAAGCTGAATCAGAGATTCTACGCCCTGCGGGCTGTGGTTCCAAATGTGTCGAAGATGGACAAAGCTTCTCTCCTGGGGGACGCTATCTCGTACATTAAGGAGCTCAACGTGAAGCTCCAGGAAGCGGACACCAACAGGGAGGATTTGCAGAAGCAATTGGATGCATTGAAGAAGGAGCTTTCGAGTAAAGACTCGCGAACCCTGCCTCCCCCTGGCGACAAAGATATCAGCTCGTCGAACAGCCTCGGGAGTAAGCTGATAGAGTTGGATGTTGACGTGAAGATTATCGGGTGGGACGTGATGATTAGGATCCAAAGTAGTAAGAAGAACCACCCTGCAGCGAGGTTGATGCATGCTTTAATGGAGCTAGACCTAGACGTTCACCACGCCAGTGTTTCGGTGGTTAATGATCTTATGATCCAGCAGGCTACGGTGAAGATGGGCAGCAGGTTTTACACGCAGGAGCAGCTCAGGGTAGCCCTATCTTCCAAGATTGGAGAAGCCCGATAA